One Peromyscus leucopus breed LL Stock chromosome 14, UCI_PerLeu_2.1, whole genome shotgun sequence genomic window carries:
- the LOC114688402 gene encoding serine protease inhibitor A3M-like, with the protein WPAPHLGKWKRIFEPHFTFESDFYLDKKRSVEVPMMHLKSLTTPYFQDEDLSCSVVELKYTGNASALFILPDEGRMQQVEASLQPETLRKWEDSMRTRKIDDLYMPKFYIATDYNLKKILPHLGINEVFSSQADLSGITEAKDLRVSQVIHKSVLNMAETGTEANATTGWSPVGSALILNPLRVYFNGPFMMIVSDTNTQTPLFMAKVTNPKGN; encoded by the exons TGGCCTGCTCCACAtttagggaaatggaagagaatctTTGAGCCTCATTTCACTTTTGAGTCTGACTTCTACTTGGACAAGAAGAGGTCTGTGGAGGTACCCATGATGCACCTTAAGTCTCTCACCACACCCTATTTCCAGGATGAGGACCTGTCCTGCTCTGTGGTGGAGCTGAAGTACACAGGCAATGCCAGCGCCCTGTTCATCCTCCCTGATGAGGGCAGGATGCAGCAGGTGGAAGCCAGCTTACAACCAGAGACCCTGAGGAAGTGGGAAGACTCTATGAGGACCAG GAAGATTGATGATCTCTACATGCCCAAGTTTTATATTGCCACTGACTACAACCTGAAGAAAATCCTTCCACACCTGGGCATCAATGAAGTCTTCTCCTCACAGGCTGACCTGTCTGGGATCACTGAGGCCAAGGACCTGAGAGTCTCTCAG GTGATCCACAAGAGTGTGCTGAACATGGCTGAGACAGGCACAGAAGCAAATGCCACCACGGGATGGAGTCCTGTGGGATCGGCTCTAATTTTGAACCCTCTGAGAGTGTATTTCAACGGGCCATTCATGATGATTGTCTCTGACACAAATACTCAGACTCCACTCTTTATGGCCAAAGTCACAAATCCCAAGGGAAACTAG
- the LOC114688398 gene encoding serine protease inhibitor A3F-like isoform X4 — protein MAEISPAVLCQPDDILGRDTALQGNLNNRTPVDNLALTSTNTNFAFSLYKELALKNPDRNVIFSPFSISTALAVLSLGASSNTLEEILGGLKFNLTETPEADIHRGFGHLLYMLSQPGDQVQIRTGSAMFIEKHLQILAEFKEKARALYQAEASMIDFQQPQKSKKLINDYVNKQTQGKIKELISDLDKSSLMVLVNYIYFKGKWNRPFDPRDTFESEFHLDKKRSVRVPMMKIEHLTTPYFWDEVLACSVVELKYTGNASALFILPDMGKMQQLEASLQPETLRKWKDSLRPRKIDELYMPKFSISTDYSLENILPSLGIREVFSKQADLSRITGAKELRVSQVVHKAVLDVAETGTEAAAATGFKIHLRCAKHISMTVRFNRPFLMFISETDTQMTLFLAKISNPK, from the exons ATGGCTGAGATCTCCCCTGCTGTCCTCTGCCAACCAGATGACATTTTGGGAAGGGACACTGCTCTCCAGGGAAATCTGAACAACAGGACACCAGTGGACAATCTAGCACTGACCTCCACCAACACCAACTTTGCCTTCAGCCTCTATAAGGAACTGGCTTTGAAGAATCCAGATAGAAATGTCATCTTCTCTCCATTCAGCATCTCAACAGCCTTGGCCGTCCTGTCACTGGGAGCAAGCAGCAACACCCTGGAAGAGATTCTAGGAGGTCTCAAGTTCAATCTCACAGAGACCCCTGAGGCAGACATCCACCGGGGCTTTGGGCACCTCCTCTACATGCTCAGTCAGCCAGGAGACCAGGTGCAGATCAGAACAGGTAGTGCCATGTTTATTGAAAAGCACCTACAGATCCTGGCAGAGTTCAAGGAGAAGGCAAGGGCACTGTACCAGGCTGAGGCCTCCATGATTGACTTTCAGCAGCCTCAGAAATCCAAAAAGCTCATCAATGACTATGTGAACAAACAGACCCAGGGGAAGATCAAGGAACTGATCTCAGACCTGGATAAGAGTTCATTAATGGTGCTGGTGAATTACATCTACTTTAAAG GGAAATGGAACAGACCATTTGATCCTCGTGACACATTCGAGTCTGAGTTCCATTTGGACAAGAAGAGATCTGTGAGGGTGCCCATGATGAAAATTGAGCATCTGACCACACCCTACTTCTGGGATGAGGTTCTGGCCTGCTCTGTGGTGGAGCTGAAGTACACAGGCAATGCCAGTGCCCTGTTCATCCTCCCTGACATGGGCAAAATGCAGCAGTTGGAAGCCAGCTTGCAACCAGAGACCTTGAGGAAATGGAAGGACTCTCTGAGGCCCAG GAAGATTGATGAGCTCTATATGCCCAAGTTCTCCATCTCCACTGACTACAGCCTGGAGAACATCCTTCCATCACTGGGCATCAGGGAAGTCTTCTCCAAACAGGCTGACCTGTCTAGGATCACAGGAGCCAAGGAGCTGAGAGTCTCTCAG GTGGTCCACAAGGCTGTGCTGGATGTGGCTGAGACAGGCACAGAAGCAGCTGCTGCCACAGGATTCAAAATACACCTTCGTTGTGCAAAACATATATCAATGACAGTCCGTTTCAATAGGCCATTCCTGATGTTTATCTCTGAAACAGATACTCAGATGACCCTCTTTCTGGCCAAAATATCCAACCCTAAATGA